The Flavobacteriales bacterium genome includes a region encoding these proteins:
- a CDS encoding SDR family oxidoreductase, whose product MKTVWITGASSGIGEALAHYYSKKGFNLILSARNESALEVVAKSCQTNGEIYIIPLDLADSKTIENAVEMAKKNVSKIDILINNGGISQRSKITDTPETVDRRIFEINYFGTVALTKKVLPWMIETGGGNISVVSSISGKFGFPLRSSYSASKHAVVGYFETLGLEYINQNIRTTVVCPGRIRTNISKNALNPDGKPTGQMDDGQRNGMSVEVCAAKIGKAIARNKREVLIGKKELILYYIHKYLPTLFWKIAPKINPK is encoded by the coding sequence ATGAAAACCGTTTGGATAACGGGTGCCAGCTCGGGCATTGGCGAAGCCTTAGCCCATTATTATTCAAAAAAAGGATTTAACCTAATTCTTTCTGCCCGCAACGAATCTGCCTTAGAAGTTGTTGCAAAATCTTGCCAAACCAACGGCGAGATATACATTATTCCGTTAGATTTGGCTGATTCAAAAACCATTGAAAATGCGGTTGAAATGGCCAAAAAAAACGTTTCAAAAATTGACATATTAATAAATAACGGTGGCATTAGCCAACGGAGTAAAATAACAGACACTCCCGAAACCGTTGACAGAAGAATTTTTGAAATAAACTACTTTGGCACCGTTGCATTAACAAAAAAAGTGCTGCCCTGGATGATAGAAACCGGTGGTGGCAACATTTCAGTTGTCAGTAGCATTTCCGGCAAGTTTGGGTTTCCGCTTCGCAGCAGCTATTCGGCAAGTAAGCATGCGGTTGTTGGATATTTCGAAACTCTGGGATTGGAATATATAAATCAGAACATCCGCACCACGGTAGTTTGTCCGGGAAGAATAAGAACGAATATCTCCAAAAATGCTTTAAACCCTGATGGAAAACCGACAGGACAGATGGATGATGGGCAGCGAAATGGGATGTCGGTAGAGGTGTGTGCCGCCAAAATTGGCAAAGCCATTGCACGAAACAAGCGTGAAGTTTTGATAGGTAAAAAAGAGTTGATACTCTATTACATTCACAAATACCTGCCCACGCTCTTTTGGAAAATTGCCCCGAAAATAAATCCGAAGTGA
- a CDS encoding 2-oxoglutarate dehydrogenase E1 component, with protein sequence MLAHSYLSNADVDSIDEMYKQYQANPQNVEFGWQKFFEGFDLAYDKTGISGQVVSEDMLKEINVLRLINDGYRTRGHLFTKTNPVRDRRKYEPTLDINNFGLEQSDMDKTFNAGIELGIGPAKLKDIIEHLEQTYCQSIGVEYMYMQHPERKEWLKTRMESRKNQPNLSINQKREVLNKLNQAVVFENFLHTKYVGQKRFSLEGLETLIPALNTIIEHGSTLGVEEFVIGMAHRGRLNVLANIMHKNYEEIFREFEGRAYADAIFEGDVKYHMGYSSEIKSNEGKDIRLTLTPNPSHLEAVNPVVEGVSRAKIDREHNRNFDKLTPILIHGDAAVSGQGIVYEVIQMAGLEGYNNGGTIHLVTNNQIGFTTNYTDGRTSIYCTDVAKTTKCPVFHVNGDDAEAIVYVMQLATEYRQKFHTDVFIDLLGYRKYGHNEGDEPRFTQPKLYKEIAKHKNPREIYAEKLANTGSVEADLAEQMEKEFKQLLQEKLDSVRSANGQETTNNSPANTWAHIRKAEQKDFEQSPVTAIDKTKFQKLAKSITQIPDGFKAFKKVEKLFADRADMIKNNSFDWAMGELMAYASLLDEGFPVRMSGQDCERGTFSHRHAIIKEEDSENEYCPLAQIGGQKTSFEIYNSLLSEFAVLGFEYGYAMTNPNGLTIWEAQFGDFANGAQVIIDQFIASGETKWKRFNGLVMLLPHGHEGQGPEHSSARPERYLQLCATLNMQVINATTPANLFHALRRQLKRDIRVPLVVLTPKSLLRHPLCVSSIEDFTNGAFQEIIDDAKADAKKVKRVVLCTGKIYYDLLKKQEEDNIENVAVVRVEQLYPLAENQLADLQKKYRNAEWKWVQEEPKNQGAWMHLLRYDLPFALGVISRRSSSSPATGYAKVHNQEQEQIISEAFSIGK encoded by the coding sequence ATGTTAGCACACTCTTATCTTAGCAATGCCGACGTCGATTCGATAGACGAAATGTATAAGCAGTATCAGGCAAACCCGCAAAACGTGGAGTTTGGTTGGCAAAAATTCTTTGAAGGTTTTGATTTGGCCTACGACAAAACCGGAATCAGCGGCCAAGTGGTGTCGGAAGATATGCTAAAAGAAATCAATGTGCTTCGACTGATAAACGATGGCTACCGCACCCGAGGGCATTTGTTTACCAAAACCAATCCGGTTCGCGATAGGCGAAAATATGAACCTACGCTTGATATTAACAATTTTGGTTTGGAGCAGTCGGATATGGATAAGACCTTTAATGCAGGCATCGAATTGGGCATTGGGCCGGCCAAGTTGAAAGATATTATCGAGCATTTGGAACAAACCTATTGTCAAAGCATTGGGGTTGAATATATGTATATGCAGCACCCCGAGCGGAAAGAATGGCTCAAAACCCGCATGGAAAGCCGGAAAAATCAACCAAACCTGTCTATCAACCAAAAAAGAGAAGTGCTGAATAAGTTGAATCAAGCTGTGGTTTTTGAGAATTTTCTGCATACCAAATACGTTGGGCAAAAACGGTTTTCGCTTGAAGGTTTGGAAACGTTGATACCTGCATTAAACACCATCATTGAGCATGGCTCAACATTGGGTGTTGAAGAGTTTGTGATTGGTATGGCACATAGAGGCAGGCTGAACGTGTTGGCCAACATTATGCATAAAAACTATGAAGAAATTTTTAGAGAATTTGAAGGAAGAGCTTATGCCGATGCCATTTTTGAGGGCGATGTAAAATACCACATGGGATATTCTTCCGAAATAAAATCAAATGAAGGTAAAGATATTCGGCTCACCTTAACACCAAATCCCTCACACTTGGAGGCTGTAAACCCTGTGGTAGAAGGCGTTTCAAGGGCAAAGATAGACAGAGAACACAATAGAAATTTTGATAAATTAACCCCAATACTCATTCATGGTGATGCGGCTGTTAGTGGTCAGGGCATTGTGTATGAAGTCATTCAAATGGCTGGGTTGGAAGGTTACAACAATGGGGGAACCATACATTTGGTTACTAACAATCAAATAGGTTTTACCACCAACTACACCGATGGCCGAACATCGATATACTGCACCGATGTGGCCAAAACCACCAAGTGTCCTGTTTTTCATGTAAATGGAGACGACGCTGAAGCCATTGTGTATGTAATGCAATTGGCCACAGAGTATCGGCAAAAATTTCATACTGATGTTTTTATCGATTTGTTAGGTTATCGAAAATACGGTCATAATGAAGGGGATGAACCGAGATTTACACAGCCTAAGTTGTATAAAGAAATTGCCAAGCACAAAAATCCACGTGAAATTTATGCGGAAAAATTGGCAAATACCGGTAGTGTGGAAGCCGATTTGGCCGAACAAATGGAGAAAGAATTTAAACAACTTTTGCAAGAAAAGTTAGACAGTGTTCGGTCGGCCAATGGGCAAGAAACTACCAATAATTCGCCAGCAAACACATGGGCACACATAAGAAAGGCCGAGCAAAAAGACTTTGAGCAATCGCCCGTAACGGCCATTGACAAAACCAAATTTCAAAAACTGGCCAAATCAATTACGCAAATTCCGGATGGATTTAAGGCTTTTAAAAAGGTTGAAAAACTATTTGCCGACCGTGCCGACATGATTAAAAACAACAGCTTCGACTGGGCAATGGGCGAATTAATGGCCTACGCCAGTCTGTTGGACGAAGGTTTTCCGGTAAGAATGAGCGGACAGGATTGCGAGCGAGGCACCTTTAGCCATCGGCACGCCATAATAAAAGAAGAAGATTCGGAAAACGAATATTGCCCGTTGGCACAAATTGGAGGGCAAAAAACGTCGTTTGAAATCTACAACTCATTGCTTTCAGAATTTGCCGTTTTGGGGTTTGAGTATGGCTATGCCATGACCAATCCCAATGGATTAACAATATGGGAAGCCCAGTTTGGCGATTTTGCCAATGGGGCTCAGGTTATTATTGATCAATTTATTGCCAGCGGCGAAACAAAATGGAAACGCTTTAACGGTTTAGTCATGTTGTTGCCACACGGTCATGAGGGTCAAGGGCCTGAGCACTCCTCGGCTCGTCCTGAGCGGTATTTGCAACTGTGTGCCACACTCAATATGCAAGTAATAAATGCCACAACACCAGCCAATTTATTTCATGCCTTGAGGCGACAACTGAAGCGAGACATTCGGGTGCCTTTAGTAGTGCTTACCCCTAAAAGTTTACTGAGACATCCACTTTGTGTAAGTTCAATCGAAGATTTTACAAATGGAGCATTTCAAGAGATAATTGATGATGCAAAAGCCGATGCAAAAAAGGTAAAGCGGGTGGTGCTTTGCACTGGTAAAATCTATTATGATTTACTGAAAAAGCAGGAGGAAGATAACATAGAAAACGTTGCTGTTGTTCGGGTAGAACAATTGTATCCGTTGGCCGAAAACCAATTGGCCGATTTGCAAAAAAAATACAGGAATGCAGAGTGGAAATGGGTGCAGGAAGAACCTAAAAATCAGGGTGCATGGATGCATTTGCTGCGGTATGATTTGCCTTTTGCTTTGGGTGTAATTAGCCGCCGCTCAAGCTCGTCTCCGGCTACTGGCTACGCCAAGGTGCACAATCAAGAGCAAGAGCAGATAATTTCCGAAGCATTTTCTATCGGGAAATAA
- a CDS encoding cytochrome c3 family protein — MSGGFYSNSTFLALVILAVVLLIVAALMVYVVKHITSILNQKYPTQAEPTFYESKIKPTTDKWNPTIVSLVVIGILAIVLGGWGFDYTAYKVGNQQGYAPDQPINFPHDKHAGAMNIDCQYCHIGASKSKHSTIPSSNICMNCHKGAQLREKYNGQVSPELAKLYKYVGFDPEAGSYDPNAKGVGPIKWVRVHNLPDLAYFNHSQHVSAAKLAPDGSTESKDICNVCHGPVHEMAKLEQFSTLQMGWCVNCHRQRGIDVENNKYYEDVHKEMKKNNKHYVTVAENGGLECSKCHY; from the coding sequence ATGTCAGGAGGTTTTTATAGTAATTCTACATTTTTAGCCTTAGTTATTTTGGCGGTTGTGTTGCTCATCGTAGCGGCATTGATGGTGTATGTTGTTAAACACATTACATCCATTTTAAACCAAAAATACCCTACTCAGGCGGAGCCAACTTTTTACGAGAGTAAAATAAAGCCCACAACAGATAAGTGGAACCCAACTATTGTATCGTTGGTGGTTATTGGCATTTTAGCCATTGTTTTAGGTGGGTGGGGATTCGATTATACTGCTTATAAAGTGGGTAATCAGCAAGGTTATGCACCTGACCAACCAATCAATTTTCCGCACGACAAACATGCCGGTGCAATGAATATTGATTGTCAGTATTGCCATATAGGTGCGTCAAAAAGTAAACATTCCACCATTCCATCAAGCAATATTTGTATGAACTGCCACAAGGGGGCTCAGTTGAGAGAAAAATACAACGGACAAGTATCTCCTGAGTTGGCTAAACTGTATAAGTATGTAGGTTTTGACCCAGAAGCAGGCTCTTACGATCCGAATGCAAAAGGAGTTGGCCCGATAAAATGGGTAAGGGTTCACAACCTTCCTGACTTGGCATATTTCAACCACTCACAACACGTATCTGCTGCAAAATTGGCTCCAGATGGTAGCACCGAGAGCAAAGATATTTGTAATGTATGTCATGGGCCTGTACACGAAATGGCCAAATTGGAGCAATTTAGCACATTGCAAATGGGCTGGTGTGTAAACTGTCACAGACAAAGAGGTATTGATGTTGAAAACAACAAATACTACGAGGATGTGCATAAAGAAATGAAAAAGAACAACAAGCATTATGTTACCGTTGCAGAAAACGGAGGTTTGGAATGTTCAAAATGCCATTATTAA
- a CDS encoding TAT-variant-translocated molybdopterin oxidoreductase, which yields MSNLENKYWKGIEELEKPAQYAGRTDEFSDKLPMEEIFGDSDEITSNRRDFLKFFGFSVSAVALAACNRTPVKYAMPYIEKPANVTPGLPLYYATSCGAFNEGFPVVAKVREGRPIKLDGNEKSILSQGGLNAIGQASILSLYDINRLQNPKIGGKTEKDWANVDKKVAEILKQAAGKGVAVVSRTVTSPILKDAIDKFKTAHNATHIVYDPISYSGILNANKESFGVATVPNYKFDKAELIVSFGADFLGTWVSPVRFSSDYAKNRVPSPENANMSRHYQIEANMSLTGTNADYRFAIPASKHGAYLVSLYNMVASKVGGSSVSGAQNELAGNMLSKIAEELVAAKGKALVVCGSNNKADQIITNAINTMLDSYGNTIDINTSYNVSAFNEAEFDNFAKQAGSLGAVIFLNCNPVYSYANGKDLADSLKKTNVICTSIVADETSMNATVNAPDNHFLESWDIYEPMSGHYLTSQPTITKVFNTRSAAESLRTWAGETLEMGEDQVSRSWVVNYLESNLGVNAEQALHDGVVEKAASNGAGSFSGSVSDAAAAIASAKKGDGLELSLYQKVGIGDGTMAMNPWCHEMPDPVTKVTYDNYVTISRSDAEANNWEQGDWMKVTSSNGTVDKLPLLIQPGQAVGTIGIALGYGRTPEILDENKNDLVDLGKNVYPLVQTDNGTYSYVVSGVKLEKVGSGYEFAQTQTHHMVEGRDIMRETTLSEYQKEKDAGNKPQAKTQHLVSLWEEFDYSKGHHWAMAVDMNACTGCGSCIVSCSLENNVPIVGRDEVRRRREMHWIRIDRYYAFEVQEETKVSVKFAGERDFKKGDYSSKEKELNALDEIAKKGGKNDYSHYNNVTVVHQPMMCQHCDHAPCETVCPVLATTHSSEGLNQMTYNRCIGTKYCGNNCPYKVRRFNWFKYNDNSKFNYHFNNELGRMVLNPDVTVRSRGVMEKCSFCVQNIQMAKLKAKIENRKLNDGDVTVACAKTCPSNALVFGDRNDPNSKIAQMYKNERGYLMLEEVGIQPSVKYLTKIRNKKQEVQHS from the coding sequence ATGAGTAATTTGGAAAATAAATACTGGAAGGGAATTGAAGAACTGGAAAAACCTGCTCAATATGCAGGAAGAACCGATGAGTTCTCAGACAAGCTTCCGATGGAAGAAATTTTTGGTGATTCGGATGAAATAACTTCAAACCGCCGAGATTTCTTAAAGTTTTTTGGTTTTAGCGTTAGTGCAGTAGCATTGGCCGCCTGCAATAGGACACCGGTAAAGTATGCCATGCCTTATATCGAAAAACCAGCGAATGTAACTCCGGGTCTCCCTTTGTATTACGCAACTTCATGTGGTGCGTTCAACGAAGGTTTTCCTGTTGTGGCTAAAGTGCGAGAAGGTAGGCCAATAAAATTGGATGGTAACGAAAAAAGCATCCTCAGTCAGGGAGGGTTAAATGCTATTGGCCAAGCCAGTATTTTGTCGTTGTATGACATCAACCGTTTGCAAAACCCAAAAATTGGCGGAAAAACAGAGAAAGATTGGGCAAACGTAGATAAAAAAGTAGCAGAAATATTAAAGCAAGCGGCAGGAAAAGGCGTGGCAGTGGTTTCAAGAACCGTTACCAGCCCAATTCTTAAAGATGCTATTGATAAATTTAAGACAGCTCACAATGCTACACACATTGTGTATGACCCAATTTCGTATTCAGGTATTTTAAATGCCAATAAAGAATCGTTTGGTGTAGCTACCGTTCCAAATTATAAATTCGACAAAGCAGAGCTAATTGTTAGTTTCGGTGCCGACTTTTTAGGTACATGGGTTTCTCCTGTTAGGTTTTCGTCTGATTATGCTAAAAACAGAGTTCCTTCGCCAGAAAATGCCAATATGAGCAGACACTACCAAATTGAAGCAAACATGAGTTTGACAGGAACCAATGCCGATTATCGGTTTGCAATTCCGGCCTCAAAACATGGAGCCTATTTGGTAAGTCTATATAATATGGTTGCCTCAAAAGTTGGGGGTTCTTCCGTTTCTGGTGCTCAAAATGAGCTTGCCGGAAACATGTTGAGCAAAATAGCCGAAGAATTGGTGGCAGCAAAAGGAAAGGCATTGGTTGTTTGTGGAAGCAACAACAAAGCCGACCAGATTATTACCAATGCAATAAACACTATGTTAGATAGCTATGGAAACACCATAGACATCAACACTTCATACAATGTATCTGCCTTTAATGAGGCGGAATTTGACAATTTTGCAAAACAGGCTGGAAGCCTTGGAGCTGTAATATTTTTAAACTGTAATCCGGTTTATTCTTATGCCAACGGCAAAGATTTGGCCGATTCGTTGAAAAAAACCAATGTAATTTGCACATCTATTGTGGCGGATGAAACCTCAATGAATGCCACAGTGAATGCTCCGGATAACCACTTCTTGGAGTCGTGGGATATTTATGAGCCAATGAGCGGACATTATCTAACTTCTCAACCAACCATTACCAAAGTATTCAACACCAGAAGTGCTGCTGAGTCTTTGAGAACTTGGGCTGGAGAGACGTTGGAAATGGGAGAGGATCAAGTTTCTCGCAGTTGGGTTGTAAATTATTTGGAGAGCAACTTGGGGGTAAATGCTGAACAAGCTCTGCATGACGGGGTGGTGGAAAAAGCTGCTTCAAATGGAGCAGGCTCATTCTCAGGTTCTGTTTCTGATGCCGCTGCAGCTATAGCTTCTGCAAAAAAAGGTGATGGTTTAGAACTTTCACTCTATCAAAAAGTAGGAATAGGCGATGGCACAATGGCCATGAACCCATGGTGTCATGAAATGCCGGACCCGGTTACAAAAGTTACTTACGATAACTACGTGACGATTTCAAGAAGTGATGCAGAAGCCAATAATTGGGAACAAGGCGATTGGATGAAGGTAACTTCCTCAAATGGTACGGTTGACAAATTGCCTTTACTTATTCAACCTGGGCAAGCGGTAGGAACCATCGGTATAGCTTTGGGCTATGGCCGCACACCTGAAATATTAGACGAAAACAAAAATGATTTGGTTGACCTTGGTAAAAATGTTTACCCATTGGTTCAAACAGATAATGGCACCTATTCGTATGTGGTGAGTGGCGTGAAACTTGAAAAAGTAGGTTCGGGTTATGAATTTGCCCAAACTCAAACGCATCACATGGTAGAAGGTCGTGATATAATGAGAGAAACAACACTTTCTGAATATCAAAAAGAAAAAGACGCAGGAAACAAACCTCAGGCTAAAACACAGCACTTGGTATCTCTTTGGGAAGAATTTGACTATTCAAAGGGACATCATTGGGCAATGGCTGTTGATATGAATGCCTGTACGGGTTGTGGCTCTTGTATTGTAAGCTGCAGCTTGGAAAACAACGTGCCAATTGTTGGCCGTGATGAGGTTCGTAGAAGGAGAGAAATGCATTGGATTCGTATCGACAGATACTATGCATTTGAGGTTCAGGAAGAAACAAAAGTATCAGTAAAATTTGCCGGAGAAAGAGACTTTAAAAAAGGCGATTATTCTTCGAAAGAAAAGGAACTAAACGCATTGGATGAAATTGCCAAAAAAGGGGGCAAAAACGACTATTCGCATTACAACAATGTTACGGTAGTTCATCAACCAATGATGTGTCAGCATTGCGACCATGCACCTTGCGAGACTGTTTGTCCGGTATTGGCAACTACGCATAGCTCGGAAGGTTTGAATCAAATGACCTATAACCGTTGCATCGGAACGAAATACTGTGGAAACAACTGCCCATACAAAGTGCGTCGTTTCAACTGGTTTAAATACAACGATAACAGCAAATTCAATTATCATTTCAATAACGAACTTGGAAGAATGGTTCTTAACCCTGATGTAACGGTGCGTTCAAGAGGGGTTATGGAAAAATGTAGTTTCTGCGTTCAAAACATTCAAATGGCAAAACTGAAAGCCAAGATTGAAAACAGAAAATTGAATGATGGGGATGTTACCGTGGCATGTGCAAAAACTTGTCCATCAAATGCTTTGGTGTTTGGAGATAGAAATGACCCCAACAGCAAAATTGCTCAAATGTATAAAAACGAAAGAGGGTATTTAATGCTCGAAGAAGTGGGCATTCAACCATCTGTGAAGTATTTGACAAAAATTAGAAACAAAAAACAAGAAGTTCAACATTCATAA